The sequence GGCCAGCACGGGAAGATCTGCCGCACCGCCGTCATCCAGCGCGGCCTGCTGCCGTTCGGCCGCACCTGCCACGCCCCATGCGCCGATCCCCTTGGCGGACCCCAGCAGAGTATGCAGCAGGCGCCGCAGCGCCACCTCGTCCGGCGCCTCGTGCATGCGTGCCACCAGCATCCGCGCCTGCACGGCGAAAAGCCGCAGGACCTCACGCTCCAGGTCGCGATTGCCGAGGGTATGGCGCGTCAGGTGGACCAGATCGACCGGGGCATCGGCTTTCGATGCGTGGTCGGTATGCCCGGAAGCGGCATCGGGATGTCTCGCTGTTGCCTGCATGGCGGCAGCACCTTTCGTCAGTGGCGCGGCTTGCGGAGCCGTCGCGCATGGGTCTGCCATCCAAAATCGTTAAAAGGCGCGAAAACCGGGTTAAGCATGCCGGCGATTTCCACCGGCCCGGCCAACAAAGTGAATCTTTGGTTAACGCGCGTAAACGTTTGCCCTGCGAGCAGACGTCGGGGCTGTGCCTCCAACACCCCGCCGGCGGGCCTGTCGCGCTGCGACCGGACAAGGTCGAACGGCTCGTCGTCGAGGCGCCGGCTTCACCTCTCCGACGACGATCTGGCGACCGCGCGGCCTGCTTCCGTCAACCGACAGACGAGCCAGTCAGGCTTGATCGGATTGGAAAACCAAGGCTCTGCCCATCCTGCGGCAATGCAGGCGCGGATGGTCTTTTCCGCAACACGGCGTCCGTCCGCGTCGAACAACGGAAGCTTGCCGCCGGCCTGATCGAGCCCTCTGGCAAGCCATGCGGCCTGGACGGCCGACGGCGCCCGCCCAGCCTTGGAGTGCGCACCCTGTGCGCCATCAGTCCCTGTGGAGGAACCGCGCCGCCCTCCTCCCGCAGCCCTGCCCATGCCCCTCATCTCCTTGTCATGACTCTGCAAATTGTTGTTCGCCTCGGCAGATTGTGTCATTAGCTTTAGGTGTGCGGCAAGTTTGGGAGAGCCGCGTCCAGCGACCAGAGGCCGGTCGGCGACGCAAGCAGTATGCCTCTCCTCGACACGATTCAGGCGCATCGCCGGATCCATGAAGCTGTGCAAGGTCTTGCGGCGACGTGTTTTGCGCCGCGGCACCCGATGTGTAACGAGTACGGACGCGAGGCGAGTTAGATATGGCAAATCCCCCGAAGGCGAAGGATCCCGCCGAGGCTGCCCTGTCGGCTGTCGAGGAGGCGCTGAAGATCGATTTCGGCGACCTGGACGAGAGCGACAAGGCCAGCGGCAACGGGTCCGAGACCGCGAGCGCGGGACCGGCAAGCTCCGAGCGCAGCACAAGCGAGCGCTCCGGTGATCTCGCCGCGACCTCTACGACCTCCGACAGCCAGCGCACATCCGCCAAGCGCGGTCGCGGCGGCGGACGTCCGACATCGGCGGCCAATGACGACCGCCGGACCATCGGCAACCTGATCTACGCCCTGCAGCGGCGGCCGAGCTCGGCCCCGTTCTGGTTCGCCCTCGCCCTCAGCGTCGTCTGGGTGGCCGTCGGCTGGTGGCTGGCCTCCGCCATCTTCAGCACCGAACTGTCCAGCGTCCAGAGCGCCGGCGACATCGCGTCCTCGCCTTCGCTCATCCTGCTGTCGGTCGCCGTTGTCGTGCCGGTGCTGTTCTTCTGGGCGATGGCCCTGATGATCTTCCGCGCCCAGGAAATGCGCATCGTCGCCCGCGGCATGACCGAGGTCGCCCTGCGCCTCGCAGAGCCCGAGGACGTCGCCAAGGAGTCCATTCTCAGCGTCGGCCAGGCCATCCGCCGCGAAGTCGCCGCCATGGGCGACGGCATCGAGCGCGCCATCGCCCGCGCCAGCGAGCTGGAAGTTCTCGTGCACAACGAGGTCTCTTCGCTTGAGCGCTCCTATAATGACAACGAGCTGAAGATCCGCGCGCTGATCGACGAGCTGGTCACCCAGCGCGAGGCGGTGGTTTCCAACGCCGACCGCGTCCGCGACAGCATCACCGGCGCGCATGAGAGCCTTGCAGCCCAGCTGCAGGCAACGTCTGAAAAGATCGGCGAGATCACCGACACCGCGACGGACCGCCTCACCGGCGCCATTGAGGCCCGCGTGAGCGAGTTCAACGCAACCGTCGACGGCCGCGTGCGCGAGATCACCGATACGTTCAGCACCGCCGGCGGCGAGCTCATCGAGAACCTTGCCTCGCATGGCGAGAGCTACGTTGCCCGCCTCACCGGCACCGGTGAGACGCTGGTCGACAGCATGAGCCGTACGGGCCGCGAGTTCGCAGAGACGCTCGAGTCTCGCGGCGGCGAGATCAACGATC comes from Stappia sp. 28M-7 and encodes:
- a CDS encoding Hpt domain-containing protein; its protein translation is MQATARHPDAASGHTDHASKADAPVDLVHLTRHTLGNRDLEREVLRLFAVQARMLVARMHEAPDEVALRRLLHTLLGSAKGIGAWGVAGAAERQQAALDDGGAADLPVLAGTVEEAETFIEQLLRD